The DNA region tattcggCGAGTAGAAAGATTGGGTCCAAACTCCAAAGAAGTAGACCATCATATTTCCAAGCCAAAACCACCTCGATGCCAATTTTGAAAGTTCCAATTTGCCAATTGAAGAAtacaaaaaagattaaaaagaaGTCACAAGAACTAGTagtaaaatgaataaaataagcaaccaaaaaaaaaaaaaaaaaaaaaaaagatcaaaggGTAGCTTAACCTGTTAACCTGTCCGATGTGATATGTCTCCTCTGAAATCTTCTTTTGTTGACCATTTAGATACTTCCTCCGtttgaagtttaaaaaataaataaaaaaattaaaatgtgtgattcaaacaaaatttagaAATTTGATTCATCTCAATAAAGAAATGTGGGACTAAAGTACATTGTTCAAATGTGATGTACATGGGCCCCAGCAGAACATAGAGATTGATGCGTCATCTAGCACAAGATACCTTGAAACTGACACAAAAACTGAAAATTTGAGTCAATTGAGTTCCCGTGAAGAAAGACTTTAAATTATTTTCCTGCTTTTGCTGATGGTATGTTCGGTCTTGTATTTTTCTCCTTTCATCTTTTACTCTCTATTCTTGCGGGGTTTCTATTTCTCATATTACTTTCAAGAGCTCCATTTGCAGCTTCTTCTGGTAAATTTTGActcataatctttatttatgaactttgtttatcactaatcTTTGTCATAGTAGCTTGTTGGGGTCACTCAGTTTAGATCTGTCTATTCATTTTACTTTATAAAGTTTCAGTTTATCTATATTTTATCCAATTCTTGGTTCCTCTTATAATCTTGAATACTACTTGATATAAGGTAAGGCTGTGTTGTCTGGCCCTTCCCCGGATCCCGCGCATAGCGGAAGCTTAGTGTGCCGGGCTGCCCTTTATATGGGTGTTACATTGCTCTTATGTTATCtatagtttttttctttcttcacttGGTATCCGATACACGTATTAGGCCCAACTAAATTCGGATTCGTGTCGGAAAGTCGCATGTCGGGAGTAAAAAGCTTCCTAATAAAAACAACTCCATAACTAAggctcgaacccgagacctctATTCTTGTGGGGATTGTTTGACGAATCTTTCTTTGTGACCGatttctcataatacttttAAGAGCTCCATTTGCTACTTATCCTGGTAAATTTCGAATCCTAAACTTATTAGTATTATCACTAATCTTTTTCATAGTTTCTTCTTGGGGTTCTCGAGTTATTCACGGAGATTTACATTTAGTGCATTGTGGTCATTCAGTTTAGATCTGTCTGTTCATTTGACTTTATAAAGTTTCATTATTCTTGTGTTTTTTCCAATATTTTGTTCCTCTAATAATTTTGAATACGATTTGGAATATGTGTCTTTGCGTTATCTTTAGTTGATAACCCACATCCAAATATTGTGGTAGAGTTGTAAGTATTCCTCCATCCTTAACCAAATGTCTCAGGTTCGAGTCTGGGTATCGAGTCACATTTGGTAGGGACCGCTTTACTCCCAAAGTGAGACTTTTCGGTGCAAATCCAAAATAGTCAGGCCCCAAAACGAGTACAGGACGAAAATCTTCAGTTTATATCTGCCCCTTTATCCCCCCAAGTCACATAATTCCACCGTTTTTAAGCCTCTTATTGTATGTCCAACTATTAGCGAAACTGAGATGGTCAACTCTTCTTTCCGTTTTTTCTCTTCCCTGTTCAAGAATTCATTGCCTGGGGGGTTGACAGGTGGATCAGGCCACCACCCCAATGAGGCAGCTTTGAGAGTTAGATTTCAATGTAGTTCTAAACTTTGGCTGCAGTTAGATTTCAATTTAGCTCTATGCTTTTCTctatatgatgatgagttaattgGCTACTCGTGTTGGATCTTTTTCCTTTGGTCAGCATATCATATATCTGAGCTGTAAATATAAGTAAAGTTAACAGTTTACTTATATGTAGAGCTGGATGAAATAATAGTTTCTCCCAGCTGTACTTGCCTAGTAAAGAATCCATTTTGTCTCCCTTTGTGTTCATTTTCCAACATTGTAATTAACTTGCCTAACATTTTAGTAGAACTTGTAGGATAGTGAAAGTTATGCACCGGTCTATGCTTTCCAGATCAGTATTACGTCGAAGTTGTATTTTGTATCTGCCCTCCAATGACTACCTGTTACTGtgacatttttttatatttagtaacaatgtaactttaaacttccatttacccttaatgacataatttatagccacacaaatatctacaacttattttagaccacataTTTCAAAAGTCCCCTTTCATTCTTAAAGTCCGTGCCCGGTCAAACATCTTCACAttaattgggacagagggagtattagttATTATCTATGTTGCTCtatttcttcaaaaatatcgCGAGGTGCATGTTGGATTCTCCAAAACTAGTGCAACTTTGGAGGATCCAACATGGGTGTTGCAACATTCTTGTTGagagtccaagcaacatagGTTATTACTGCTTGCCTTTTCATTGCGGATATTACAGCTCTCTGAGGGTGTGTTTGATGATAACATTAAGATATTTGCATTTTTCTAGAGGAGCTGTTTTCGTAATCTCCGCTTAGCTCTTTTGAGGTGCTATCATAATAGTGTCTAGATGGAATATCATAAATTCGAAGAAGGAACTAAATTTATGCAAACCCTGGTTTCATGTCAATCTTGATCCTGTATCTCCTTCCATTTCCATCATACAAACTTTTGATATCTGATTGCTACTTCCTCGCAGGCTCTACCTAAATATCTGCTATAGATCAATCCGAGAAAACTCGAAAAGCATGGCTCAAACATTAGAAGCCATCAAGGTCGGTGGAGGTTCGATTAAAGTGGGAACTACCGGTAAAGTCAGTGCCTTGATGTCAAAAGAATTAGTAGATTCCAAGAAACCGGCTACCCAAAAGAATAAATCTCCTACTGTTTGTGGTTTCATTGCTGGTAGCGCGACAAGTCCAAAGAGAATGAAGCCGAGAACATCAAGTGACGAAGCAAGCAGCAGCGGAACAACATCTAAGCATAACAATAAAAGCCCTGAATCGTTCAGGAAGACGAAGCACAACAATAGAAAAACACATCAAATTCCAATACTAGAATCAGAAAACATTTCAGTAGATGGAACTCCGGTTAGCCTGAAACCTGACAGGAAGGGACCCTACAAGGTGGAAATCGTGGACGTAAAATGCAGGAGTATGGACAGAACTTGGGCGAACCCGATAAAAAATAGCCTAAAGAAGCTCGGTTTCTCAAAGCTATCTGAGAGCTCGGTCTaagtacagtcaaacctctctataacaaagTTGTTTGTTCCGGTGGTTTTTGGCTACTATagcgaaatgttgttatagagaacaataatataacataacatgaaagatcGGCTCCAAAAAAGCATGGTTGTTATAGCGAAATATTGTTATAAAGGGTGACTGTTATAGAGAGTTTTGACTGTATACGCAAACTTCAAACATCAGCCTTTAGATTCCTGTAAGTGAATCTTGAAATAGCAGTTGGTAGATTACATTCTGCAACTTCTACTATAGAACACATGCTAGGCACCATCAGCTTACTGCTCCTCCCTTTATTTTTGGGATTTGTGACCAAAGACCCGAGCTTCGGTCTAGAGTAACTGCTAGTAGAAGCCACATCCGAAACTTGATGTGGCTTGTGAGCTATGTTACTcaaactcttcaaaaatgtcgatGGCTGCGTATCAGATATGTGTggcaacatttttggagagttcGAGCAACCTACCTTGCGAGTGCGGTTGTGATGGTTTAGTTGTAGCTTATTGAAGTACTCGATTTCTCGTAACACGAGGGATCCAACGGTTCCTCTGCTGCCTATCTGAACAAGAGGATTATGTGCAGCAATCTTCTCAGCAACTGTCAAGCCTAAGCCATTAGCTTTATATTCAGATCTTTGCATGATAGGTTGAAAAGAAGTGTTTGTTTTGGTATGAGAATTGGTCATTTTGGTTAGGCCTAATTCATAGTGCAATTTCACATGATTTCTTTACCTTATGTCTTATCTAATAATGTGAGAACTATAGGCTTGAATGAAGATAGGAGGCCCTCTGATCACCTTATTCATGTGCTTGCAGTTAAAAAACTTCAaatttgttcaacttctaactaCTTGTGCattcattatattttatttcaacaTAGAAGAGGATGATGATAAATTTGTCCTTTTGACCTTTTATTAGaaagttattatttttggtGTTGAAGCTAACATCCTATTGCCAACTTTCACTAAAATTgagtcaaaatataaagaagaaaaCACACAAAAACAGCGGCAAAGCTACAATCTTGAGTTTATGGGAAAAGGTAGCTTACTAAGTgttggataaattatttatacatattaagtaGATTTTGACGCAGTTACAAGGTTTGGGCTAAAGTTACCGAGTTCTCCGAATTGGTAAATTGCATTATGCCTTTGCCGCTACATGAAGAAGTCAAGGAAATtaacatatataacatgtttggtcaagcttctaaaatcagcttattttgaaaaatacgtcatttaaaagtatttttggcgaaaaacagtttgtgttttggccaattaattgaaaaaacacttttgagcaacaattagtgtttgaccaaacttttaaaaagtatatctaagtgtatttttctcaaagtgtttttttaaaaatgttttcaaaagcaaacgctatttttttttttttcttctaaaaatcGTTTTTTCGTTTTCTGTAaagacttattttctcccaaaagcttggtaaatacctcacttttttaaaaataagcacttttgagaaaaaataagcttggccaaacaggctaatAGTATATACagtcaaatctctctataatTGCCATTCGTTATAACAGCATTTCACTGTAACGGCCTGATTTTCTCCGGAactgatttttcatgttatattttacttctctattcTACCTATAATAGCAGTGACATTCATTATTGCGGTATACTCTTTGTAAAACCTCTTTATAACAacatactcaaatattgtgtaacaatattttgtaaaaatatattatgtataaaaataaaaagctttTGTTTAGAGTCAATTGTTACTTGGAGTAAGATAGAAGAGTCAATTGTTAAGCTCTTAGACAACATTTAAGAGAAAACTATTAAATTCCCTTTTGACAAAATTCTTCGTAATTCAAGTGTTATAGTAACACTGAGAAACTGGAATTTACgaaacaacctacaattgtagaattcttacatcaacatgaaatatttaattctttatcggtaTGATGCAGCTAGTTATGGATTTATtagttttttcaatttttaattaatgagatatgaaaatcaattgagattttaaaattaacaagtatattgttttcgtttataTGTAACATAAAAGcacataaaaataattgtttacgtacttttgtttataacagctaaatgaaATCTAAATATGAAATGTCCGTATGCATATATAGTAGCACCTCACTATAGCAGCCataaaattttcggacaaacgcTGCCAtcatagagaggtttgactgtacacATAAAACTTTTTTACCTCAATTAATACAACTTGCCGTAGGCATTTAGCTGCCTATGGCCTTAGCCCTTTAGTAGTACTCAATACTGAGAAATGAGCTGTTTTCTCTGGGCCATAGGCATATTGCATATCGAGAACAAATTCTATGAGATTATAGTTAATCTCATTATTAGCGGGTTGAATTATATTACATTATAATAAGATTATATTCATTCTAAATCGATTAACGATAGCTTGGAGGACTTTTATTTGTTAACTTCTCTCGAGTGACTAGGGAGATGAAAAGTATATAtgttctataattttttttatcaggAGATTTAATCTTGAAATTAATACTTGTAGtttcttgttttttaatttttttttattgcggTGGTCATGTGAAATATGAAAGAGTTCTTTAGCGGGGTCACGAGTAATTCAGAACTGCACAGCTCCAATCCTTAATTGAggggaaaataaaaaattaaaaaaaaacgtgactttttttttttttttttttaataatagaacataaaggaggaggaggagtaCATTATTTTCTACAATTTGGTAGGATTAGATCCAAAAGATCGAGTCCTTTATCTACATTGATAGATTTTTACATGTTAAAAAGGGTGTTTGGCTAAGCTAATAAACTGGTCaaactaatttatttttagCTTATTTACACATTTGATAGTACGaacaatatttataaattaagtgCGTATAAGTCAAAATCAGCCAAAAGCCATATGTTGGTCACCTCTAGCTTATGATTTTACCGCTTATGAGCACCTTTAGTTTGATcaaatcttttattattttaccTCTAAAATCTTTTGTAATcttggaaatactcttcttagaacataaattttaattatcACTTTTCTACTTTCATCATTCGTCCATTTTATATAGAAgaacttttaaatttatatGTTTTGTCAATAGTTTTAACAGAAAAAGTGCTTCTCATGACCTTTCTACCAAACTTACTAACCACTTATTATCAACTTTAACATTTCTATCCAAACAAAGCAACCATTTATTTATGAAATTAGTTCTATCACCtgaaaatacttttcaaaattgGATGGTTAGATCCCCCAGTGGATAGAGCCGAATCTAAGTGTTTACTAGGTAAGTATCCTGTAGTAGCTAAAGTAGTTATGAATCATGGTCCCTGTAGACCATCTCCACTTGGGTGGTGAAGGGAGAGCTTCAATTGGTAGAGGAAAACCTACAAGCCCTTGGGATTATCCTGCACTTGGAGAAGAAGTACCAACCTATCACTATTATCCacttcaagaagaaaaagaaatatagtGATAATTCGATTCTTTGTGCCATAGTAAATAGGagagaaaatcaaatttaatgttgagatggatgtgtggacatactaggagagataggaGTAGGAACGAAGATATTCGGGATGAGGTGGGAGTGGCTCCCGTGGTGGACAAGATGAGAAATCGAGACTAAGATAGTTctggcatgtgaagaggagatgcAGAGATGCTCAGTGAGGAGGTGCGAAAGGTTGGCTATGGCGGGTATGATGAGAGGTAGaagtaggccgaagaagtattgaggagaggtgattagacaagaCATAACACACTTGCAGCTTACCGAGGATATGGCCCTACATAGGAAGATATGAAAGTCGAGGATTAGGGGAGAAAGTTAGAAGCTAGGTAATCGAGCATTGTCTAGTCTCCCTTATCAGTATTGTTATCATTCCGCACATAATATCTTGTTCTTCGATTTTATTAttacttgtttttttctttgttttggttATCGTATTATGTGTTGCTACTATGCTCTTCTCCATTATGTTTAGTCTGGCTGCTTCACTATTAgattttttcttcataattgAATTTATTATATACTGAATCATGTAAATGTGGTGGTCCTTTGGTTCTGAGTTCTGACTATTACACTTAATGGAGTTATTAAATTGTCATGAATACATTTTAAATTATGCTCCCCACCATCCTGGCTGATAAATGCTACACAACATCATCCACCAATAGCTTGTGCAAGTATAGTCTATCTTTAATCCATCTTCATTTACATGTACTAGCAAAAGAAGCAGTAAGAGAGGTGGCAGCTCCATGTCTATAAAGATTCATTCTGACAAATAAATATAGTAACAATTGCGTGTCACTCCTACACAAATTATGCTACAAtgaccattttttaaaaaataaattcatgcCTAGGTGAGCACCAATTGTTAGTTTTACGTTAATTGTCAGCATATcacatatttctttttttgaacTTATAACCCGCAAAAATGTaggggaaaaaggaaagaacCAAAAAGTCTTCATGGGTTTGATTAAGGTGGATTGAAGACCAAGCCAATCTcgatttttttagaaaaaagaaaaagaaaactcattgtaactacgaacgtgaACAGACATTTTCTTGTTAGACTATTTTAATCGTAATAGTGTTTATGTCGATCCTACACTAAAAAAATTCTTCTCTTATAAAATTTCTAGTTATATTTTATTATCAATTCTGTGTCAAACTCTTGTTTGGTTATATATtgaagtaattttttttgttagtttttgaaaatgagTTTTTTAAGTGAAAAGCTTTAATCACtcacaatatttcaaataaaatgcatGTTCAAATTGTAGAGGTGGCAATTTCAAcccatatttagaaaattagccATTTCATCTATATTTTatgaatgtgttatgaatatgtttgtcgaaaAAATCATATTTAAGGTGGATCACAATTTTCTATttcacatattttattttacttttgtaaaactttataaaaatgaacaaaaaaattcttacctcCCACCCCGACCCTTACCCTATCTGGTACGACCCCGCATGCCCCCCAAACacacattttattttgcttttataaaaaaaaatataaaaagcgAGGAATTTTTTCTTACTCCCCACCCCCACCGCATTTTATATTtgacatattttattttacttttataagaAATGGGAAAATTTGTCTTACCCCTTGCATCCCTCCTCCCACTCCGATCCAACCCTACcacattttctatttcatatattttatcttttataaAAAGTGAGAAATTTTTTCTTACACCCCGCGCCACGCCCCTCCACAACCCCTCCCtcccctaccccccccccccccccccccccccaaaatttatttcatatattttacttttatatatttttttaataaaaaattgaaaaaaattcctccccccccccccccccccccccccccaaacgcactccaaaatttatttcataatatttaattataaatatataaaaattaatttaatttgacaaaagaaaaaattataaacatttatacttgaaataatattgcacttgtatatgtatgttatgCCATAATTATGATTACCGTCGATTTGTAACCAACCCACTCATTGTTTATCACCCCACCCATATTTTACTCATATGAATTTTTATATGACTTTTATAAGAAATGGAAAAATTTGTCTTTGAACTCAACCCATTTGCAACCAATCCAAATCCAACCAAACTCACCATTTGCCACTCCTAGTTCAAACataatttttaatttcaaaaactcTTTTTAGTAGTACTGATTGCCATTCCCAAAAagctattaattttttttcctaattctTATTCCAGCGAAAAAGGTAaaagatcttttttttaaaaaaaagtggttTGGGAAGCTTGCTCTCTTTCACATTTATCAGAGCCAGGTTTCGATCCTGGGACCTGTGGGTTATGGGCCCACCACGCTTCCGCTGCGCCACTCTGATGTTGTTATTACCATCTCTCACTACaatttaataaacaaaatatagATAGTTCTATCCAACAATAACAAACAGTCATAGTGATAAGGTAGTTGATCTTTCAGCTTAacttttttcagaaaacaacaATGGCCTCAATTCCTTGTACTCTCCACTTAACTTTCTCTTCATCAAGAAccaatctttcttcttcatatccAGTAAAGTTGAATTCTTGCTTTGTGGGTGtttcaaaattgaaaaatataggATGGTGTAGACCAAGTAGATTGGGACCAAGTTGTGGTTCAAGAACCACTTGTTGGTTTAATTTCAGACAAAATGCTGAAACTGCTGGTGTTTATGGTAGTCAATCTCGTGATGATTTTGATAGAGATGATGTTGAGCAGGTGTGTGTTTCTTAATTCTCTCTAAATGCTAAACTTGGCCATTAAAATTTTAGCATTGAAGTTATTGTGGAATTATGGGTTTGGAAGTTATCCCTCcattcaaaaagagtgtccacttaccaaatcaagaatgaattaatcttattaagtgttaagtgaccaAATTCTAATATTTATTAAGTTAGGAGTAATTTTGTCAAATTAACTATTTTTGCAttggagttagtattttcttaaggagtattttcttaagggcatgcaaatggctaagtggacactctttttgaaccggagggaggGAGGTTGTTGaaaattttagtaatttttgcataaatgatgTATAGACTCGAGTTCAAGATTTAAGCTTAATGTGTTCGACCATAAAAAAATTGGTCTTTTGGAATTTAGTACATTCCACACAGATAATACTTTTTGCTGCCGTTACTGTTACTTTTCTTCATAATGCTTATTTATAGTATTGTGCCATGACTTCTTTACTTTCGTCAATTCTTATCTGACCTTTTGCCCTacttttcttgagccgagggtctttcgaaaatagactccctaccttccaaggtaggggaaaggtctgcgtacactctaccctccccagaccccacttgtgggattacactgggtatgttgttgttgttgttgctgcacatagatgatatatatatttgttgtgaatgCGTAACTTGAAGATTTAAGCTTAATGTGTTCAACCATTAAAATTTTGGATATTGTGATTTTGGTCTTTTGGAATTATGGGTTCTGGAATTTAGTATTTGGTGATATATATGTCTATCACCAAATCTGACTTGTAGCAAACATGCTTGCATCTGACTGTTTATGTAGGTACATAGTcgaattcaagatttaaacCTGAATTGTTCGACTAGTAAATTTTTAGTATTGAACTTATTGCACCTTTTGTCTTTTGGAATTATGCGTTTGGAATTTAAGTAGTTGTTgaaaattttagtattttttacaTAGATGATATACATATACTCTGTGTCGAAAATGCCGGGTCAGTTGAACCCGTAACAAACATGCCACAGCTTGACTCTGTATGTTAGATAGTTTGTAATATATAGAGGTCTTAAATTGAACAGACAATCTATTCATTATAGGGCATAACTATTCTAAAAAGTCTCTCTctcaaattttataaatatataaggaCACTTTTGAAGCAGCATAAGAAAAATCTGCAGTATACTAGGACTTTGTTGAATCCTGAAAGTAATAGCTTGTAACCCCCTAAAGAATATACGGGCAATATCTCTTTAAGGAGAGTAGTATCACGTCAAagcctttcttcttcaattccgTATTCCAATTTTTCTAACATTGTATGTAGGTGATTCAAGTACTAGACTATAGTGGTTTATCgtatatgtttttttctttttcttttttgagcaAAGTCATGAGCTGTATGCATAACAAAGCTACATTAGTTACTGTGAAATATCATTCAACAAACTCTAATTGACAAAACAATTATTtgataactttttcttttttcaacgATTCAAATACTATATGTATAACATATGTTACTGAATCTGATGAGCTAAATTTAAagtaaagtaaaaaagaaacaaCGATCGACATGGTGTAATCTGTCACATGCAGTCTCTTCACTCCCCTCCTGTTGtccttcctttcttccataatgCAAGGCCTTTAGACTAGCCCTCTTCTGGAAAGAGATTCTATAGCACCGGAGTTGTTCAAAGAGCCCTTCTTTCTATTTTGTGCGTGTCAACTGTTGATTCTATGCCATCAAAGCATTCTGACAGCAAATGCAAGTACATAGAACCTTGCCATCCCCAGCTTTGTCCCCTGCTTAAAGTTCATTGGCATATTCCTTCAAGATCAAGTGCCTGGTATCTTGAGTAGATGAGTACTTGAACCCTTTGATCAGTCTGTATAATTGTCAGTATCTTTGAAGAGTCCGACCAACATAGCTGTTTAGATATGTTGATAATTCTGTCTATCCTTTTATGCTAACTAAACGAAACTGTGGAGATCCATTTCAAGATGATATACACTGTTATACCATAATGTGGCAAGCTGCATTTGTCATGGGCCAAATGCATGGATAGCCCCTCAAACTTGGCACCAGTTTTCAGTTGAACACCTCAACTTTCCCAGTGACCATTTGAACGCCTCCACTTGACAGTGATGTGCCTCGTCAACCCCCATGTATGACATGGCAAAACCGTGTTTTTTACTGAAACTTTGAGCGGGTGTATGACTTTTTGAGCCCATGTATGACATGGCAAACTACTTTGTCATGTGACACTATGAGAAATTTCTTTGGTTGGATATATTTCTCTGGAAGTAATATGCC from Lycium ferocissimum isolate CSIRO_LF1 chromosome 2, AGI_CSIRO_Lferr_CH_V1, whole genome shotgun sequence includes:
- the LOC132046620 gene encoding uncharacterized protein LOC132046620 gives rise to the protein MAQTLEAIKVGGGSIKVGTTGKVSALMSKELVDSKKPATQKNKSPTVCGFIAGSATSPKRMKPRTSSDEASSSGTTSKHNNKSPESFRKTKHNNRKTHQIPILESENISVDGTPVSLKPDRKGPYKVEIVDVKCRSMDRTWANPIKNSLKKLGFSKLSESSV
- the LOC132046621 gene encoding protein LHCP TRANSLOCATION DEFECT, coding for MASIPCTLHLTFSSSRTNLSSSYPVKLNSCFVGVSKLKNIGWCRPSRLGPSCGSRTTCWFNFRQNAETAGVYGSQSRDDFDRDDVEQYFNYMGMLAVEGTYDKMEALLSQNIHPVDILLLMASTEGDLPKIEELLRAGADYTVKDADGRTAVDRAASDEIKDFIVNFKAQKA